In Rutidosis leptorrhynchoides isolate AG116_Rl617_1_P2 chromosome 2, CSIRO_AGI_Rlap_v1, whole genome shotgun sequence, one genomic interval encodes:
- the LOC139889068 gene encoding uncharacterized protein translates to MGNNKHANKKVLGSILMDSFKSANREYKLKDIRNDIGNRFGVSISYNQAWRVRSFVQCCRPIIIVDAAHLKSGYLGTNLVAVAMDELTFISDHAPSIAHGISNVFPEAFHAFCAHYLFMNVKGKSSKLKNFEWHYWKMVKAYCASDFQDHLSVFQRRLKAAYKYLEDVGFQKFYRNRAEHVRFSYLTSNSVESINALSKHARKLPVCMLLECFRASGQDWYFKHRNTSVSLSSTVTPYAERKLAKRTKKSRRWQTIPSTNNLIEVRGGRKNGMVNLEDRVCSCGQWQLSGIPCGHVIAAARRFEVEDVTCYEVAQGRKKHLAPSRSSKAWKQNTPCVLAKEGARAQEAFAPTKWDASTQTLTCAYKK, encoded by the exons atgggaaacaataaacatgcaaaCAAAAAAGTGTTGGGTAGTATTCTTATGGATTCATTCAAATCTGCAAATCGAGAATATAAGCTGAAAGATATACGCAATGATATAGGCAACCGGTTTGGTGTGagcatatcttacaatcaagcatggagg GTTCGATCATTTGTTCAATGTTGTCGTCCGATAATCATAGTCGATGCTGCGCATTTAAAGTCAGGGTATTTGGGGACTAATTTAGTTGCTGTCGCAATGGATG AGCTTACTTTCATATCTGATCATGCCCCTTCAATAGCACATGGTATTTCAAATGTCTTTCCCGAAGCGTTTCATGCTTTTTGCGCACATTATTTGTTCATGAACGTCAAGGGAAAATCCAGCAAATTAAAGAATTTCGAATGGcactattggaaaatggttaaggcttacTGTGCGTCAGATTTTCAGGATCATCTTAGTGTATTTCAAAGAAGATTGAAAGCAGCTTACAAATATCTAGAAGACGTTGGTTTCCAGAAATTTTATAGAAATAGAGCTGAACATGTTAGGTTTTCATatcttactagcaacagtgtagagtctatcaACGCACTAAGTAAACATGCTCGAAAACTACctgtttgcatgttattggaatgTTTTCGCGCTTCAGGacaagattggtatttcaaacatcgcaacacATCAGTTAGTCTTAGTTCCACGGTTACTCCATATGCTGAACGTAAACTAGCCAAAAGGACGAAAAAATCTAGAAGGTGGCAAACAATcccatcgacaaacaatctaatagaaGTTCGTGGTGGACGAAAAAATGGGATGGTTAATCTAGAAGATAGAGTGTGTTCATGTGGCCAGTGGCAATTATCGGGTATACCATGCGGACATGTTATTGCAGCAGCACGACGCTTCGAAGTAGAGGATGTTACTTGTTAT GAAGTCGCACAAGGGCGCAAGAAGCATCTTGCGCCTTCTAGATCATCAAAAGCATGGAAACAAAACACTCCTTGCGTCTTGGCAAAGGAAGGCGCAAGGGCGCAAGAAGCCTTTGCGCCTACAAAATGGGACGCAAGCACGCAAACATTAACTTGCGCTTACAAAAAATAA